A genomic segment from Glycine max cultivar Williams 82 chromosome 1, Glycine_max_v4.0, whole genome shotgun sequence encodes:
- the LOC100817087 gene encoding uncharacterized protein, translating to MAFNNKFKKSSSPSNLTFFITLFFLVLCTIPVFLLLQTSTTSTTLSKTWSGDLRLAEFAWNKLPFLEHNPSPVPLKIAVFSRKWPIGTIPGGMERHAYTLHTALAQRGHKVHIFTSPPQEETTSTFSSDTTKEADANAPSSPYIHCHEGEPGKWRYNKAWEQFLEQNQKEPFDVVHSESVALPHWLARELPNLAVSWHGIALESLQSSIFQDLARTQDEPRSPNFDKGLQGVLPKILNEIRFFRKYAHHVAISDSCGEMLRDVYQIPNKRVHVILNGVDKDEFREDVELGKEFRIKIGIPSNASLVLGVAGRLVKDKGHPLLHEAYSMLITKYPNVYLIVAGSGPWENRYRDLGSHVLVLGSMSPSMLRAFYNAIDIFVNPTLRPQGLDLTMMEAMMSGKPLLASRFPSIKGSVVVDDAFGFMFSPNVESLLEALEAVVKEGKERLARRGKACREYAISMFTATKMALAYERLFLCIKEDRFCNYP from the coding sequence ATGGCCTTCAACAACAAATTCAAGAAGTCCAGTTCCCCTTCTAATTTAACTTTCTTCATCACCCTTTTCTTCCTTGTCCTCTGCACCATACCAGTATTCTTACTCCTCCAAACATCCACCACAAGCACCACCCTCTCCAAAACCTGGTCAGGTGATCTTCGTTTAGCCGAATTTGCATGGAACAAACTcccatttcttgaacacaaCCCTTCACCGGTACCTCTCAAAATCGCTGTCTTCTCTAGAAAATGGCCTATTGGAACCATTCCTGGTGGCATGGAGCGCCATGCATACACCCTTCACACTGCTCTAGCTCAACGTGGCCACAAGGTTCATATCTTCACCTCTCCCCCACAAGAAGAAACCACTTCAACCTTCTCTTCAGACACAACCAAAGAAGCAGATGCTAACGCACCCTCTTCACCTTATATCCATTGTCATGAAGGGGAGCCGGGTAAGTGGCGCTACAACAAAGCATGGGAACAGTTTCTGGAACAAAACCAGAAAGAACCATTCGATGTTGTTCACTCAGAAAGTGTAGCACTCCCTCACTGGCTCGCTCGCGAACTTCCGAACCTTGCAGTTTCATGGCATGGCATAGCTCTTGAAAGCTTGCAATCTAGTATCTTCCAAGACTTGGCTCGTACGCAAGACGAGCCTAGATCCCCGAATTTCGACAAAGGCTTACAAGGTGTTCTCCCTAAGATTCTAAATGAGATAAGGTTCTTCAGGAAATATGCACACCATGTTGCCATTAGTGATAGTTGTGGTGAGATGTTAAGAGATGTGTACCAAATTCCCAACAAAAGAGTGCATGTAATTCTCAATGGGGTAGATAAGGATGAATTCAGAGAAGATGTGGAATTGGGAAAGGAATTTAGAATCAAAATTGGCATTCCAAGCAATGCTAGTTTAGTGCTTGGTGTAGCTGGAAGATTGGTGAAGGACAAAGGTCACCCTCTCCTTCACGAAGCATACTCTATGCTAATAACCAAGTACCCCAATGTGTATTTGATTGTAGCTGGCTCAGGACCGTGGGAGAATCGGTATAGGGACTTAGGGAGCCATGTTCTTGTTCTTGGATCAATGAGTCCTTccatgctaagagcattctataATGCTATTGACATTTTTGTCAATCCTACACTTAGGCCACAAGGGCTTGATCTTActatgatggaagccatgatgagtGGGAAGCCACTTTTGGCGTCGAGGTTTCCGAGCATCAAAGGTAGTGTTGTGGTTGATGATGCATTTGGCTTCATGTTCTCTCCCAATGTGGAGTCCCTCTTGGAGGCACTCGAAGCAGTGgtgaaggaaggaaaggaaaggcTTGCAAGGAGGGGAAAGGCATGCCGTGAATATGCAATTTCTATGTTTACTGCAACAAAGATGGCGTTGGCATATGAGAGACTATTCCTATGCATAAAAGAAGATAGATTTTGTAACTATCCTTGA
- the LOC100814241 gene encoding probable serine/threonine-protein kinase PBL15 — translation MKQPSKPWRPFTANCCSTEDQTIFKNFSRCKPSRSDLSKNIAPLPSFRRLSFSDLSRSSSTRINEDLAQSFGSDLFDFQLSELRAITQNFSSNFLLGEGGFGTVHKGYIDDNLRLGLKAQPVAVKLLDIEGLQGHREWLAEVIFLGQLRHPNLVKLIGYCCEDEERLLVYEFMPRGSLENHLFRRLTSLPWGTRLKIATGAAKGLSFLHGAEKPVIYRDFKTSNVLLDSEFTAKLSDFGLAKMGPEGSNTHVSTRVMGTYGYAAPEYISTGHLTTKSDVYSFGVVLLELLTGRRATDKTRPKTEQNLVDWSKPYLSSSRRLRYIMDPRLSGQYSVKGAKEMAHLALQCISLNPKDRPRMPTIVETLEGLQQYKDMAVTSGHWPVSPKSTKNRVSNNNKVNVKARAGANHKQPSPVPSRKT, via the exons ATGAAGCAGCCATCAAAGCCATGGAGACCCTTCACGGCAAATTGCTGCTCCACAGAGGACCAAACCATCTTTAAGAACTTCAGCAGGTGCAAGCCATCACGTTCAGATTTGTCAAAGAACATTGCACCTTTGCCATCATTCAGGAGGCTCTCTTTCTCCGATCTCAGCCGTTCGTCGTCGACGCGAATCAACGAGGATCTTGCACAGTCTTTTGGCTCGGATTTGTTTGATTTTCAGCTGAGTGAGCTGCGTGCGATAACTCAGAATTTTTCTAGCAATTTCTTGCTGGGTGAAGGTGGCTTTGGAACAGTGCATAAGGGTTACATAGATGACAATTTGAGGCTGGGTTTGAAGGCACAGCCTGTTGCAGTTAAGCTTCTTGACATTGAAGGATTACAAGGACACCGTGAATGGCTT GCAGAAGTGATTTTTCTTGGGCAGCTAAGACACCCCAATTTGGTTAAGTTGATTGGATATTGTTGTGAAGATGAAGAACGACTACTTGTCTATGAATTCATGCCACGAGGAAGTTTGGAGAATCACCTCTTCAGAA GGCTAACATCACTGCCATGGGGAACAAGATTAAAAATCGCAACAGGTGCTGCCAAAGGCCTTTCCTTCTTGCATGGAGCTGAGAAACCAGTCATTTATAGAGACTTCAAGACTTCCAATGTTTTGCTTGATTCA GAGTTCACGGCAAAATTGTCAGATTTTGGACTTGCAAAAATGGGGCCAGAGGGATCAAACACACATGTTTCGACTAGAGTCATGGGCACTTATGGATATGCAGCCCCAGAATACATCTCAACAG GGCACTTGACCACCAAAAGTGATGTCTATAGCTTCGGGGTAGTCCTGCTAGAACTGCTTACAGGAAGGAGAGCAACAGACAAGACAAGACCAAAAACTGAGCAAAACCTTGTGGATTGGTCTAAACCTTACTTGAGTAGCAGTAGGAGGTTGAGGTACATTATGGATCCAAGGCTTTCAGGCCAATATTCTGTGAAGGGTGCAAAGGAGATGGCACATTTGGCATTGCAATGCATAAGTTTGAATCCTAAAGACAGACCAAGAATGCCAACGATTGTTGAAACTCTTGAAGGCTTGCAACAGTACAAGGACATGGCTGTTACCAGTGGACACTGGCCAGTGTCACCAAAATCTACCAAAAATAGAGTCTCCAACAATAATAAGGTGAATGTGAAAGCTAGAGCCGGTGCAAACCACAAGCAACCTTCACCAGTTCCTAGCAGAAAAACTTGA
- the LOC100814771 gene encoding protein NUCLEAR FUSION DEFECTIVE 4, whose protein sequence is MAGQSRKWMILVATIWIQAFTGTNFDFSEYSSSLKSHLNISQLQLNYLATASDMGKVFGWSSGLALMYLPLSLVLFIASSIGFIAYGLQWLAIKNLITLPYYLFFLLCLLSGCSICWFNTVCFVLCIRNFPVNRPLALSLTVSFNGVSAALYTLAANSIDPSSDALYLLLNALVPLLTSLAALVPILLQPPLDSLNRSPEASRRNSVIFLVLNFLAIFTGIYLLLFGSSTSDESTSRLYFGGAILFLISPLCIPGTIYARDWFHHAIHSSFRMEGSGFILVHVDDLELHKELLTRQNSTLSLSNGDGHGLLSENGSKYRSQSAKSSDVCCGKMFGQDQLAMLGEEHTAAVVVQRLDFWLYYVTYFCGGTIGLVYSNNLGQIAQSLGLSSSISTLVTLYSAFSFFGRLLSAVPDYIRNKFYFARTGWLAIGLVPTPVAFILLAVSDSAAALKTGTALIGLSSGFIFAAAVAVTSELFGPNSVSVNHNILITNIPIGSLLFGFLAALIYDENAYKIPGELMADTLVCMGRKCYFWTFVWWGGMSVLGLCSSVLLFLRTKHAYDRFERHRISAQLIVS, encoded by the exons ATGGCGGGGCAATCGCGGAAGTGGATGATTCTGGTGGCCACCATATGGATTCAGGCATTCACCGGCACCAATTTCGACTTCTCCGAGTACTCATCTTCCTTGAAGTCCCACCTCAACATCTCTCAGCTGCAACTCAACTACCTCGCCACCGCCAGCGACATGGGCAAGGTCTTCGGCTGGTCCTCCGGCCTAGCTCTCATGTACTTACCTCTCTCCCTCGTCTTGTTCATCGCCTCCTCCATTGGATTCATCGCCTACGGCCTCCAGTGGCTTGCCATCAAAAATCTCATCACCTTGCCTTATTATCTG TTCTTTCTTCTGTGTCTGTTGAGTGGCTGTAGCATCTGTTGGTTCAACACAGTATGTTTTGTTCTCTGCATTAGGAATTTCCCAGTTAACAGACCCCTTGCATTATCACTCACTGTGAGTTTCAATGGTGTGAGTGCAGCACTCTACACACTTGCTGCGAATTCAATAGACCCTTCATCTGATGCATTGTACCTGCTCTTGAATGCCCTTGTTCCCCTTCTCACTTCCCTTGCAGCACTAGTCCCAATTCTTCTCCAACCCCCTTTAGACTCTCTCAATAGATCTCCAGAAGCTTCTCGCAGGAACTCAGTGATATTTCTAGTACTCAACTTCCTAGCCATTTTCACTGGCATTTACCTCCTTCTCTTTGGCTCATCAACTTCTGATGAATCCACGTCGAGGCTCTACTTTGGTGGTGCCATTTTGTTCCTCATATCCCCACTATGCATCCCTGGCACTATATATGCTCGAGATTGGTTTCACCATGCCATCCATTCCAGCTTTCGGATGGAAGGCTCCGGCTTCATTCTTGTCCATGTCGATGATCTTGAGCTGCATAAGGAACTCCTCACGCGTCAAAACAGCACTCTCAGTCTCAGCAATGGGGACGGTCATGGCCTGCTGAGTGAGAATGGATCCAAGTATAGAAGTCAGAGTGCAAAATCTAGTGATGTGTGTTGTGGCAAGATGTTTGGCCAGGATCAGTTGGCAATGCTAGGTGAAGAGCACACTGCTGCAGTGGTTGTCCAGAGGTTGGATTTCTGGCTCTATTATGTTACATACTTCTGTGGAGGCACAATAGGACTTGTTTACAGCAATAATCTGGGACAGATAGCTCAATCTTTAGGCCTCAGTTCAAGTATATCTACCCTTGTCACACTCTACTCGGCATTTTCCTTCTTTGGCCGCTTGCTTTCAGCTGTACCAGACTATATTAGAAA CAAGTTCTACTTTGCAAGGACCGGATGGCTAGCCATTGGACTTGTTCCAACCCCAGTTGCATTCATACTGCTTGCTGTATCAGACAGTGCCGCGGCACTTAAAACAGGCACTGCACTGATTGGTTTGAGTTCTGGCTTCATATTCGCGGCTGCTGTGGCAGTTACATCGGAGCTATTTGGACCCAACAGTGTGAGCGTCAATCACAACATTCTCATAACAAATATCCCCATTGGGTCGCTTCTGTTTGGTTTTCTGGCTGCGTTGATTTATGATGAGAATGCTTACAAAATCCCGGGAGAGTTAATGGCTGACACACTGGTGTGCATGGGAAGAAAGTGCTACTTCTGGACATTTGTCTGGTGGGGAGGAATGTCTGTCCTAGGACTATGTTCAAGTGTGTTGTTGTTCTTGAGAACCAAACACGCGTATGATCGTTTTGAGAGACACCGGATTTCAGCTCAATTGATTGTGTCTTAG